One Anaeromusa acidaminophila DSM 3853 DNA segment encodes these proteins:
- the rpsJ gene encoding 30S ribosomal protein S10, giving the protein MPKQQKIRIRLKAYDHKALDQSAAKIVETAKRTGAMVSGPIPLPTEKNVFTILRSPHVNKDSREQFEMRTHKRLIDILEPTSKTVDSLMRLDLPAGVDIEIKL; this is encoded by the coding sequence ATGCCTAAGCAACAAAAAATCAGAATCCGCTTGAAGGCGTACGATCACAAAGCTCTGGATCAGAGCGCTGCTAAGATCGTAGAAACTGCGAAAAGAACCGGCGCCATGGTGTCCGGGCCGATTCCGCTTCCTACAGAAAAAAATGTTTTCACCATTCTGCGTTCTCCTCATGTAAATAAGGATTCGCGGGAACAATTTGAAATGCGTACGCATAAACGTTTGATTGATATCCTGGAACCGACATCCAAAACGGTAGATTCCCTCATGCGCCTCGACCTGCCGGCCGGTGTGGATATCGAAATCAAGCTGTAG